The Chryseobacterium sp. 52 genome includes a region encoding these proteins:
- a CDS encoding SusE domain-containing protein produces MKNLFKILIALFVGVLVVSCEKDEDRAVITETTAAKVSADKNAVVLDELKGSETAITFAWTKTGFNIPVVPAQQIEFALKGTGFKNSTTFNFDKDAVSGGITHSALNTLMFNIGAVSNTVNDIEARLKTLVGTAAFYSNVIDLKITPFTPNPDIIYPKINVPGAYAGAAGYASWTPGNSANLFSPEKDDKYRGFILMSDVTGDNGKYKFTINQDWPGNKGDDGTNTGKLAADGADIKATAIGTYYLKVDWVANTYSSMLANFGVIGDATPTGWSSDTDFVYSPATKTYVINSIMLSNTGVFKFRANDDWVLKFQPKKDDEALVSGKAVQSYFNTENTVDGDPGYKVSEAGNYKIELDLHNSAYYKLTVTKL; encoded by the coding sequence ATGAAGAATCTCTTTAAAATATTGATAGCTCTTTTCGTAGGAGTTTTAGTAGTTTCCTGCGAAAAAGACGAAGATCGTGCTGTAATCACTGAAACAACAGCTGCAAAGGTATCGGCAGATAAAAATGCTGTTGTGCTCGATGAGCTTAAAGGAAGTGAAACTGCCATTACATTTGCATGGACAAAAACGGGTTTTAATATTCCTGTTGTTCCGGCACAGCAGATAGAATTTGCATTGAAAGGAACAGGTTTTAAAAACAGTACAACTTTTAATTTTGATAAAGATGCGGTTTCAGGGGGAATTACACATTCCGCATTAAATACCTTAATGTTCAATATAGGAGCGGTTTCCAATACGGTTAATGATATTGAAGCAAGGCTTAAAACTTTGGTGGGAACTGCTGCATTTTATTCAAATGTAATAGATCTTAAAATAACACCATTTACCCCTAATCCGGATATTATTTATCCTAAAATCAACGTACCGGGTGCCTATGCAGGTGCTGCAGGGTATGCAAGCTGGACTCCGGGGAATTCAGCCAACCTTTTCTCCCCTGAAAAAGATGATAAATACAGAGGATTTATCCTAATGAGTGATGTAACGGGGGATAACGGGAAGTACAAATTTACAATCAATCAGGACTGGCCCGGAAATAAAGGTGATGACGGAACGAATACAGGAAAACTGGCTGCAGATGGGGCGGATATCAAAGCCACTGCAATAGGAACTTATTATCTTAAAGTGGATTGGGTTGCCAATACTTATTCTTCTATGCTTGCCAATTTTGGTGTCATTGGAGATGCTACCCCTACAGGATGGAGCTCGGATACAGATTTTGTATATAGTCCGGCTACAAAAACGTATGTTATCAATTCTATTATGCTGAGCAACACAGGAGTGTTTAAATTTAGAGCGAATGATGACTGGGTGCTGAAATTCCAGCCTAAAAAAGATGATGAAGCTCTGGTTTCAGGAAAAGCAGTACAATCCTATTTCAATACTGAAAATACAGTAGATGGAGACCCTGGCTATAAAGTCTCTGAAGCAGGGAACTATAAAATAGAGCTGGATCTTCATAATTCAGCCTATTACAAGTTAACGGTTACAAAATTGTAA
- a CDS encoding nuclear transport factor 2 family protein: protein MKKISIICTLVLFMLGFTGVNAQSNTGKSEKEKAAIGTMLDGFNTAAAKADFTTYFNYFADESIFIGTDATEVWDKKAFMVWAKPYFDKKKTWNFTALKRNIYFSKDGKLAWFDELLDTQMKICRGSGVVEKINGSWKVKQYVLSVTVPNDVVDKVVVEKTAIEDVLIQQLKK from the coding sequence ATGAAAAAAATATCAATTATCTGCACGCTGGTGCTTTTTATGCTTGGCTTTACAGGAGTCAATGCCCAATCCAATACCGGAAAATCTGAAAAAGAAAAAGCAGCGATAGGAACCATGCTCGACGGTTTCAATACGGCGGCAGCCAAAGCAGATTTCACTACCTATTTCAATTATTTTGCCGATGAATCTATATTTATCGGAACCGATGCCACAGAAGTTTGGGATAAAAAAGCTTTTATGGTATGGGCAAAACCTTATTTTGACAAAAAGAAAACCTGGAATTTCACTGCACTTAAAAGGAACATCTATTTCAGTAAAGACGGGAAGCTGGCTTGGTTCGATGAGCTTCTGGATACCCAAATGAAAATCTGCAGAGGTTCAGGCGTTGTAGAAAAAATAAACGGAAGCTGGAAAGTGAAGCAGTACGTACTTTCTGTCACTGTTCCTAATGATGTGGTGGATAAAGTGGTGGTGGAAAAAACAGCCATTGAAGATGTTTTAATACAACAATTAAAGAAATAA
- a CDS encoding glycoside hydrolase family 97 protein, whose translation MKKITVGALLLSMMFAGVNAQSLKSPDGKFEMNFQLKQGVPYYNLKYNGAVVVEDSKLGLRLFKDSAIKFASEIAKPDDAKFDLNNGFTKTDEKRDSKNETWQPVLGEKKNYINHYNELAVTLDQTSTSRSIVVKFRLFNDGLGFRYEFPQQKNLNYFVIREEDSEIDFPTDMKAWWMVADYDSQEYQYQETKISEIPSRWDKAFDANASQALVKNAVQSPLMLKKEGKDPLYVNVAEAAVLDYPASHLEVDAQNFKFKTHLTADRQGAKGYIQTPSVTPWRTIIVSPKAEEVMDSKMIFNLNEPTKYTDTSYIHPTKYMGVWWEMIIGKSQWAYSTEENVHLDKTDFSKLTPNGKHAANNTKVKEYIDFAAENGFQGLLIEGWNTGWEDWFGHSKEFVFDFITPYPDFDIKMLNEYAHTKGIKLIMHHETSGSATNYERWADKAFQLMNKYGYDAVKTGYVGDIIPRGEHHYSQWTINHYYRIAEKANQYKIMVNSHESVRPTGESRTYPNYISAEAARGTEYEAFGGNKPDHQTVLPFTRWMGGSMDYTPGIFQTKLDYYFPGDKRFVKTTLAKQLALYVTMYMPLQMAADLPENYKKHMDAFQFIKDVAADWDDTKILSAEPGDYVVTARKAKGTENWFVGGITDENKREYTVDFSFLDKGKKYEVTVYEDGKDADYIDNPQSYNIYKKQITSKSKLNFKMARSGGFAVSVKPVN comes from the coding sequence ATGAAGAAAATTACAGTTGGAGCACTTTTGCTCTCAATGATGTTCGCAGGTGTTAATGCACAATCTTTAAAATCACCGGATGGGAAATTTGAAATGAATTTCCAGCTGAAACAGGGAGTACCATATTATAACCTGAAATACAACGGAGCTGTGGTGGTAGAAGATTCTAAATTAGGATTAAGATTATTTAAAGACTCAGCCATCAAATTCGCTTCTGAAATTGCTAAACCTGATGATGCAAAATTTGATCTGAACAACGGTTTCACGAAAACAGACGAAAAACGGGATTCCAAAAACGAAACCTGGCAGCCGGTTCTGGGCGAAAAGAAAAACTACATCAACCATTATAACGAACTGGCGGTTACGCTGGATCAAACTTCCACAAGCAGAAGTATTGTGGTAAAGTTCAGACTGTTTAATGATGGTCTTGGATTCAGATATGAATTTCCACAGCAGAAAAACCTGAACTATTTTGTAATCAGAGAAGAAGATTCCGAAATCGATTTTCCAACCGATATGAAAGCATGGTGGATGGTTGCTGATTATGATTCCCAGGAATACCAGTATCAGGAAACAAAGATCTCTGAAATTCCATCGAGATGGGACAAAGCTTTTGATGCCAATGCCTCACAGGCTTTAGTTAAAAATGCAGTTCAGTCTCCATTGATGCTTAAAAAAGAAGGTAAGGACCCACTATATGTGAATGTTGCAGAAGCAGCAGTTTTGGATTATCCGGCTTCACATCTGGAAGTGGATGCTCAGAATTTTAAATTCAAAACACATCTTACTGCCGACAGACAAGGAGCAAAAGGATATATTCAAACCCCTTCAGTGACCCCGTGGAGAACCATTATCGTTTCCCCGAAAGCAGAAGAGGTGATGGATTCTAAAATGATCTTTAACCTTAATGAACCTACAAAATATACCGATACTTCCTATATTCACCCTACAAAATACATGGGCGTCTGGTGGGAAATGATCATCGGAAAATCACAGTGGGCATATTCTACAGAAGAAAATGTACATCTGGATAAAACAGATTTTTCAAAACTTACACCTAACGGAAAACATGCGGCAAACAATACAAAAGTTAAAGAATATATCGATTTTGCTGCTGAAAACGGATTTCAGGGATTATTGATTGAAGGCTGGAATACGGGCTGGGAAGACTGGTTCGGACATTCAAAAGAATTTGTTTTCGATTTCATTACCCCTTATCCGGATTTTGACATCAAAATGCTGAATGAATATGCCCATACAAAAGGTATTAAACTGATCATGCACCACGAAACTTCAGGTTCCGCAACGAACTATGAAAGATGGGCAGATAAAGCCTTTCAGCTGATGAATAAATATGGTTATGATGCCGTAAAAACAGGCTATGTAGGTGATATCATTCCTAGAGGAGAGCATCATTATTCCCAGTGGACCATCAATCACTACTACAGAATCGCTGAAAAAGCCAATCAGTACAAGATTATGGTAAACTCCCATGAATCGGTGCGTCCTACAGGAGAAAGCCGTACCTATCCCAACTATATTTCGGCAGAAGCAGCCAGAGGAACAGAATATGAAGCATTCGGAGGAAACAAGCCGGATCATCAGACTGTTCTTCCTTTTACAAGATGGATGGGAGGGTCTATGGATTACACACCGGGAATTTTCCAGACGAAACTGGACTATTATTTCCCCGGGGATAAACGTTTTGTGAAAACTACTTTAGCAAAACAGCTTGCGTTATATGTAACGATGTACATGCCTCTTCAGATGGCAGCTGACCTTCCTGAGAACTATAAAAAGCATATGGATGCATTCCAGTTCATCAAGGATGTTGCAGCAGACTGGGATGATACAAAAATCCTTTCAGCTGAGCCCGGAGATTATGTAGTTACAGCCAGAAAAGCAAAAGGCACTGAAAACTGGTTTGTAGGGGGGATTACCGATGAAAATAAACGTGAATACACCGTAGACTTCTCTTTCTTGGATAAAGGAAAAAAATATGAAGTAACCGTTTATGAAGATGGAAAAGATGCGGATTACATCGATAATCCTCAAAGCTATAACATCTATAAAAAACAGATCACCAGCAAATCTAAATTGAATTTCAAAATGGCAAGAAGCGGCGGTTTCGCAGTTTCTGTTAAGCCGGTCAATTAA
- a CDS encoding glycoside hydrolase family 13 protein — translation MKKISTVFAVSLAVIAFSQTKPLEKVEPAFWWKGMKNPELQILVYGKDIANNEIELSDGIQIKDLKKVENPNYVFITVNTDEITVPKFKINIKKENKNISSYRYELRQRTPGSADRESFTSKDVMYLIMPDRFANGNEKNDSRPDLIEKKDRSLPNGRHGGDLRGIINNLDYIQNLGATSVWLTPVNEDNEKVYSYHGYAQTDLYKIDGRYGTNEEYRELSQKLNKRNMKLVMDYVTNHWGVSHWIIKDLPSKDWIHWFDEGKNGFYRSNYKTTTQFDTNASEIDKKYALNGWFDTTMPDVNQKNPLVLKYLTQNAIWWIEYAELGGLRVDTYPYNDKEAMAKWAKAITDEYPKFNIVGETWLYTAGQISAWQKNSKTGEAAGYNSNLPSVMDFMLFADMPKALKEKETWDGGMIKLYNVFTSDFLYPDINNLLVFFENHDTERWNEIFNADPRAYNMALTLISTVRGIPQIYYGSEIGMRGDKIKGEDADIRRDFPGGWKSDTQNAFNPSSQTPDQKEFYQFTQKLLNWRKGKEVIHTGKTKNYVPQNGVFVYFRYNDKENVMVVLNNNEKDQTLDLKRFSESLSGAAKGKDIISGTEISMENTLTVPAKTSVIIEIQNKN, via the coding sequence ATGAAAAAAATATCTACTGTATTTGCAGTTTCACTGGCAGTAATTGCTTTTTCCCAGACAAAACCTTTAGAAAAAGTAGAACCTGCTTTTTGGTGGAAAGGAATGAAAAATCCAGAGCTTCAGATTCTGGTGTACGGAAAGGATATTGCCAATAATGAGATTGAACTTTCCGATGGGATTCAGATAAAAGACCTGAAAAAAGTTGAAAACCCGAATTATGTTTTTATTACAGTCAATACCGATGAGATCACTGTTCCGAAGTTTAAGATTAATATTAAAAAAGAAAATAAAAATATCAGCTCTTACCGTTATGAGCTGAGGCAAAGAACACCCGGATCAGCAGACCGGGAATCTTTTACCTCAAAAGATGTCATGTATCTCATTATGCCGGATCGTTTTGCCAATGGGAATGAGAAGAATGATTCCAGACCTGATCTTATTGAAAAAAAAGACCGCAGCTTACCAAACGGAAGACATGGAGGCGATCTTCGCGGAATTATAAATAACCTAGACTATATCCAAAACCTTGGGGCAACGTCTGTATGGCTTACTCCCGTTAATGAAGACAATGAAAAGGTATATTCTTACCACGGATATGCACAGACCGATCTTTATAAAATTGATGGCCGCTATGGGACCAATGAAGAGTACCGCGAACTTTCACAAAAACTGAATAAAAGAAATATGAAACTGGTCATGGATTATGTGACCAATCATTGGGGTGTTTCCCATTGGATCATCAAAGATCTGCCTTCAAAAGACTGGATCCATTGGTTTGATGAAGGGAAAAACGGGTTTTACCGTTCCAATTACAAAACGACAACCCAGTTTGATACCAATGCTTCAGAAATCGATAAAAAATATGCACTGAATGGCTGGTTCGATACAACGATGCCGGATGTAAATCAAAAGAATCCATTGGTCTTAAAATATCTGACTCAAAATGCAATTTGGTGGATAGAATATGCAGAACTGGGAGGGTTACGTGTTGACACCTATCCTTATAATGATAAAGAAGCTATGGCCAAATGGGCAAAAGCCATTACCGATGAATATCCCAAATTCAATATTGTAGGTGAAACATGGCTGTATACAGCAGGACAGATCTCTGCATGGCAGAAAAACTCCAAGACCGGAGAAGCAGCAGGTTATAATTCAAATCTGCCTTCCGTTATGGATTTTATGCTGTTTGCAGATATGCCGAAAGCCCTTAAAGAAAAAGAAACCTGGGATGGGGGAATGATCAAACTCTACAATGTTTTTACCAGTGATTTTCTGTATCCGGATATCAATAACCTATTGGTGTTCTTTGAAAATCACGATACTGAAAGATGGAACGAGATCTTCAATGCAGACCCTAGGGCATACAACATGGCATTAACCCTGATTTCTACAGTCCGGGGTATTCCGCAAATCTATTATGGTTCAGAAATAGGAATGAGAGGCGATAAAATTAAAGGGGAAGATGCAGATATCCGTAGAGACTTTCCCGGAGGATGGAAATCAGACACGCAGAATGCTTTCAATCCTTCATCACAGACCCCTGACCAGAAAGAATTTTATCAGTTTACTCAGAAATTATTAAACTGGAGAAAAGGGAAAGAAGTGATTCATACCGGAAAAACTAAAAATTACGTTCCTCAGAATGGAGTTTTTGTGTATTTTAGATACAACGATAAGGAAAACGTAATGGTAGTCCTTAACAATAATGAAAAAGATCAGACGTTAGATTTAAAACGTTTCTCAGAATCATTGAGTGGGGCAGCAAAAGGTAAAGATATCATTTCAGGAACGGAAATTTCTATGGAAAATACCTTAACCGTACCTGCAAAAACGTCTGTGATTATTGAAATCCAAAACAAAAATTAA
- a CDS encoding RagB/SusD family nutrient uptake outer membrane protein — protein sequence MKLNTTKIFKLRNVAIAGLFLFTTSSCLNDLDVKVNDDELYTSEQFYANPASYKQFLAKIYAGLAVTGQKSANGESDLGAEDDGGPNEGFSQYLRGYWQLQELTTDEAIIAWGENDNPTIKDLNFNSWNADNVFNEAFFARIFFQISLVNEYLRETTDEKLVSRGVSEDLKAQIKTYRAEVRFLRALSYYHAIDIYGKMPFATENDPLLTKPVMQPRDFMFNYVISELNAIEGELPAPRMNEYGRADKAAVWMLKAKLYLNGRVYTGTDKSTEALAEVEKVIGSTYKIAQIPYANLFKADNQINGAQEEIIFPIAFDGVKTRTFGGTTFLVHANCTNEVGVTLGVDYGWQGYRVRQEFIQSAGNTDPRIMKVAGNTDPASISDYLKFDQGTKLTKFSNKTSTGANGSDANFVDADFPLFRMADAYLMYAELAVVNGKGSPATALNYINALRTRALAPTVQQSALTPDFILNERARELYWEGYRRQDLIRFGKYLSGYTWQWKGGSVNGGNLPDYRLLFPIPNKYRNLNPNLSQNPGY from the coding sequence ATGAAACTTAACACAACAAAAATATTTAAATTAAGAAATGTAGCCATTGCAGGCCTGTTTCTTTTTACAACTTCATCTTGCTTAAATGATCTGGATGTTAAAGTAAACGATGATGAATTATATACATCAGAACAATTCTATGCCAACCCGGCATCATACAAACAATTCCTTGCTAAAATTTATGCAGGATTGGCTGTAACAGGACAAAAATCAGCAAATGGTGAATCTGATTTGGGAGCCGAAGATGATGGAGGCCCGAATGAAGGTTTTTCACAATATTTAAGAGGATACTGGCAGTTACAGGAACTGACAACAGATGAAGCGATCATCGCCTGGGGAGAAAATGATAACCCAACCATCAAAGACCTGAATTTCAATAGCTGGAATGCAGACAATGTTTTTAATGAAGCTTTTTTTGCAAGAATATTTTTTCAGATAAGTCTTGTGAATGAATATTTGAGAGAAACAACAGACGAAAAATTAGTTTCAAGAGGGGTTTCGGAAGATTTAAAAGCCCAGATAAAAACATATAGAGCAGAAGTAAGATTTTTAAGAGCCTTATCCTATTATCACGCGATAGATATTTATGGTAAAATGCCTTTTGCTACAGAAAATGATCCTCTGCTGACAAAACCTGTTATGCAGCCAAGAGATTTCATGTTCAATTACGTGATTAGTGAGCTGAATGCTATAGAAGGAGAGCTGCCTGCCCCAAGAATGAATGAATATGGAAGAGCAGATAAAGCGGCAGTATGGATGTTAAAAGCAAAACTATACCTTAACGGCAGAGTGTATACCGGCACAGATAAAAGTACTGAAGCATTGGCAGAAGTAGAAAAAGTGATTGGTTCCACATATAAAATAGCCCAGATTCCTTACGCTAATTTATTTAAAGCAGACAATCAGATTAATGGAGCCCAGGAGGAAATCATTTTTCCTATTGCTTTCGATGGGGTTAAAACAAGAACATTTGGAGGAACAACCTTCCTTGTTCATGCGAACTGTACCAATGAAGTAGGAGTAACTTTAGGAGTAGACTACGGATGGCAGGGATATAGAGTGAGACAGGAGTTTATACAGTCTGCCGGAAACACGGATCCCAGAATAATGAAAGTGGCCGGAAACACAGATCCTGCTTCCATTTCAGATTATTTGAAATTTGATCAGGGCACAAAGCTGACCAAATTCTCCAATAAAACCTCAACAGGAGCCAACGGAAGTGATGCTAATTTTGTAGATGCTGATTTTCCTCTATTCAGAATGGCAGATGCTTATTTAATGTATGCCGAACTTGCAGTAGTGAATGGAAAAGGAAGTCCGGCAACGGCTCTAAACTATATCAATGCACTTAGAACAAGAGCGCTTGCACCAACGGTTCAGCAGTCAGCCCTAACCCCTGATTTTATCTTGAATGAAAGAGCAAGAGAACTCTATTGGGAAGGATACAGACGTCAGGATCTGATTCGTTTTGGAAAATATCTTTCAGGATATACATGGCAGTGGAAAGGCGGTAGTGTGAACGGAGGAAATCTGCCCGATTACAGATTGCTTTTCCCGATACCCAACAAGTATCGTAACTTAAATCCTAATTTATCTCAAAATCCGGGTTATTAA
- a CDS encoding MFS transporter, protein MNPPHSTFSKKIKPNLSMLQIINMSMGFLGIQMAFGLQNGNASRILANFGADVHELSWFWLVAPITGLIVQPIIGHMGDNTWSPFGRRKPYFLIGAVLCAIGLVMLPNAASVTQMMAASVLLMAVIFLAMMDASINVAMEPFRALVGDMLPKHQATIGFSVQTILIGIGAVIGSDLPGWLTKMGVSNEAPKGFVADNVIYAFYIGAAVLIVSIVYTIITTKEYSPEEFAAFENGKPVVKNESKFSDIFKDFRNAPSQMKKLGIVQFFSWFALFTMWVFTTSALATHHFGLSPDDTHSTEFNKAGDLTGSLFGSYNFYAIFFAFALTPIAKFIGKKQTHALALVCGGLGLISMYFIKDISHLWISMVGLGFAWASILAMPYAMLIDSIPQKKMGVYMGIFNFFIVIPQIINGIFGGPIVSSVFGKQAIDYIVVGGVCMLIGAVVTMIFVKSEDETPKEIEEEIRQVHF, encoded by the coding sequence ATGAATCCTCCGCACAGTACTTTTTCAAAGAAAATAAAACCTAATCTTTCCATGCTTCAGATCATCAATATGAGCATGGGGTTTTTGGGGATTCAGATGGCTTTTGGCTTACAGAATGGCAATGCAAGTAGGATTTTGGCCAATTTTGGTGCGGACGTTCATGAGCTGTCATGGTTTTGGTTGGTAGCACCCATTACAGGGCTTATTGTTCAGCCAATTATTGGGCATATGGGGGATAATACCTGGAGTCCGTTTGGAAGAAGGAAACCTTATTTTCTGATAGGAGCCGTTTTATGTGCCATTGGCTTGGTTATGCTTCCCAATGCAGCGTCTGTAACACAAATGATGGCTGCCAGTGTTTTATTAATGGCCGTAATCTTCCTGGCGATGATGGATGCTTCTATCAATGTCGCCATGGAACCTTTTCGTGCGTTGGTAGGAGATATGCTTCCTAAACATCAGGCAACGATCGGGTTTTCTGTGCAGACGATCTTAATTGGAATCGGGGCGGTTATTGGCTCTGATTTACCAGGCTGGCTGACAAAAATGGGTGTTTCTAATGAAGCTCCCAAAGGCTTTGTAGCCGATAATGTTATTTATGCTTTTTACATCGGGGCAGCAGTTTTGATTGTATCAATTGTCTATACAATCATTACGACTAAAGAATATTCTCCTGAAGAATTTGCAGCATTTGAAAATGGAAAACCGGTTGTAAAAAATGAATCAAAATTCTCAGACATATTTAAAGACTTCAGGAATGCACCTTCTCAAATGAAGAAACTGGGAATTGTTCAGTTTTTCTCATGGTTTGCCTTATTCACAATGTGGGTGTTCACCACAAGTGCCCTGGCAACTCATCATTTCGGACTTTCTCCTGATGACACACATTCCACTGAGTTTAATAAAGCCGGAGATCTGACGGGTAGCTTATTTGGAAGTTATAATTTCTATGCGATTTTCTTTGCATTTGCTCTGACTCCGATTGCCAAATTTATCGGTAAAAAACAAACTCATGCTTTAGCCCTGGTTTGTGGAGGATTAGGGTTGATTTCCATGTATTTTATTAAAGATATAAGCCATCTCTGGATTTCAATGGTAGGATTAGGATTTGCCTGGGCAAGTATTCTGGCTATGCCTTACGCCATGTTGATTGATTCCATTCCACAGAAAAAAATGGGAGTTTATATGGGAATCTTCAACTTCTTTATTGTCATTCCGCAAATTATCAACGGGATCTTTGGAGGCCCGATTGTAAGCAGTGTTTTTGGAAAACAAGCCATAGATTATATTGTAGTGGGAGGAGTTTGCATGCTCATAGGAGCTGTCGTGACAATGATCTTCGTAAAATCGGAAGATGAAACACCTAAAGAAATAGAAGAAGAGATCAGACAGGTGCACTTCTGA
- a CDS encoding GMC oxidoreductase has product MYDIIIIGSGAGGSTIAYRLADSGKKILIVERGDYVPVEKENWDSVEVFEKNKYTTTELWLDKHGKPFRPGMHYNVGGNTKFYGAALFRLREEDFKEIRHYGGTSPAWPIQYEDLKDYYLEAEKLFHVHGKRGSDPTEPFDSEPYPHPPLPHEPRIQEIVDELKNYGLHPFELPIGVNFKPHETANAPYILDRFDGFPDAAERKGDAHFCSLAKALEYPNVELMTNTKVIKINTDSSETKVSEIVIEQNGEIKTISSDFLILSAGAINSAALLLESKSEKFPNGLANTSDQVGRNYMFHQNTALVALYTEPNPTKFGKTFGINDFYRANRGYNFPLGHIQMLGKSDEHQIKADSPVPAPGFTFELMAKHAVDFWLTSEDLPNPENRVTVENGQIKISYDTNNQEGHQLLKSELIKALKASGKFESFLFKGIYFSKGMDIASPAHQNGTTKMGTDPKTSVVDTNCKAHDLENLYVVDGGFFVSSGAVNPALTIIAMALRVGDHLKNHVLKS; this is encoded by the coding sequence ATGTATGACATTATCATCATAGGAAGCGGAGCAGGAGGATCAACTATAGCATATCGGCTGGCAGACAGCGGGAAAAAGATTCTGATTGTAGAAAGAGGAGATTATGTACCTGTTGAAAAAGAAAACTGGGATTCTGTAGAAGTTTTTGAAAAAAATAAATACACGACCACAGAACTATGGCTGGATAAACACGGAAAACCTTTTCGTCCCGGAATGCATTATAATGTAGGAGGAAACACCAAATTCTACGGAGCTGCCTTATTCCGCTTAAGAGAAGAAGATTTCAAAGAAATAAGACATTACGGAGGAACTTCACCAGCCTGGCCCATTCAATATGAAGACTTAAAGGACTATTATCTTGAGGCCGAGAAACTCTTTCATGTTCATGGAAAAAGAGGCTCAGATCCTACAGAACCTTTTGATTCGGAACCTTACCCTCATCCACCTTTACCTCATGAACCGAGAATTCAGGAAATTGTTGATGAATTAAAGAACTATGGCCTGCATCCTTTTGAATTGCCAATTGGAGTCAATTTTAAACCTCACGAAACCGCAAATGCTCCCTATATTCTGGATAGGTTTGATGGTTTTCCCGATGCTGCCGAAAGAAAAGGTGATGCTCATTTCTGTTCACTGGCAAAGGCTTTGGAATATCCCAATGTAGAATTAATGACCAATACCAAGGTTATTAAAATCAATACGGATAGTTCAGAAACAAAGGTTTCCGAAATAGTTATCGAACAAAATGGAGAGATTAAAACAATAAGCTCAGATTTTCTCATACTTTCTGCAGGTGCCATTAACTCTGCTGCTTTATTATTAGAAAGCAAAAGTGAGAAATTCCCCAATGGTCTTGCCAATACATCAGATCAGGTTGGAAGGAACTATATGTTTCATCAGAATACGGCATTGGTAGCCTTATATACGGAACCCAATCCTACCAAATTCGGAAAAACATTTGGGATCAACGATTTCTATCGCGCAAATAGAGGGTATAACTTTCCTTTGGGACACATTCAGATGTTAGGCAAGTCAGATGAACATCAGATCAAAGCCGACAGCCCTGTTCCGGCACCGGGTTTTACTTTTGAATTAATGGCCAAGCATGCTGTAGATTTCTGGCTTACCTCCGAAGATCTGCCCAATCCTGAAAACAGAGTGACTGTAGAGAACGGACAGATTAAAATAAGCTACGACACTAATAATCAGGAAGGGCATCAGCTCCTTAAATCCGAATTGATCAAAGCATTGAAAGCTTCCGGCAAATTTGAAAGCTTTCTGTTTAAAGGAATCTATTTCAGTAAAGGAATGGATATTGCCTCACCAGCCCACCAGAACGGAACTACGAAGATGGGAACAGATCCTAAAACATCAGTAGTAGATACCAATTGCAAAGCACATGATCTGGAAAATCTCTACGTAGTTGATGGAGGATTTTTCGTTTCCAGTGGAGCCGTAAATCCTGCTCTTACCATTATTGCTATGGCATTACGGGTCGGTGATCATCTTAAAAATCACGTGTTAAAATCATGA